A region from the Triticum aestivum cultivar Chinese Spring chromosome 3D, IWGSC CS RefSeq v2.1, whole genome shotgun sequence genome encodes:
- the LOC123080436 gene encoding auxin response factor 4 isoform X1, translated as MVSSSSFSFSCLMSRGFGGAGDPLYDELWHACAGPLVTVPRVGDMVYYFPQGHIEQVEASMNQVAANQMRLYDLPSKLLCRVLNVELKAEADTDEVYAQVMLMPEPEQSETTTEKSSPATGGATPARPAVRSFCKTLTASDTSTHGGFSVLRRHADECLPPLDMTQSPPTQELVAKDLHGMEWRFRHIFRGQPRRHLLQSGWSVFVSSKRLVAGDAFIFLRGESGELRVGVRRAMRQLSNIASSVISSHSMHLGVLATAWHAINTKTMFTVYYKPRTSRSEFIIPYDKYMESVKNIYSIGTRFKMRFEGEEAPEQRFTGTIVGSDNLDQLWPESSWRSLKVRWDESSTIPRPDRVSPWEIEPASSPPVNPLPISRPKRSRPNVPPASPESSVRTKEGATKADMDCAQAQRNQNNTALPGQEQRSNKLTDINDFDASVQKPMMWSPPPPPNIGKNNPLTFQQRPSVHNSFQLGRRETDFKDASSGAQPFGDSLGFFMQTTFDEAPNRLSSFKNQFQDHSYARQYADPYLFMHQQPSLTVESSRKMHTENNEMHFWNGPSTAYSNSRDQAQDFRFTEHPSNWLSPQFSRAEQPRVIRPHASIAPIELEKTTEGSDFKIFGFKVDTASAGFNHLNSPMAGTHEPVLQTQPSVSLDHLQTDCSPEVSLSIAGTTENEKNMQQCPQSSKDVQSKSHGASTRSCTKVHKQGVALGRSVDLSKFVDYDELTAELDKMFEFDGELLSSNKNWQIVYTDNEGDMMLVGDDPWEEFCSIVRKICIYTKEEVQKMNSKPSGPKKEEGSVDGDGATEKAHLPASSDLNSSQLGCVKAD; from the exons atggtctcctcctcctccttctcgttcTCGTGCCTGATGTCTCGTGGGTTTGGCGGAGCAGGGGATCCGCTGTACGACGAGCTCTGGCACGCCTGCGCCGGCCCGCTCGTCACCGTGCCGCGCGTCGGGGACATGGTCTACTACTTCCCGCAGGGCCACATCGAGCAG GTGGAGGCCTCCATGAACCAGGTCGCCGCCAACCAGATGCGCCTCTACGATCTGCCCTCCAAGCTGCTCTGCCGCGTCCTCAACGTCGAGCTCAAG GCGGAGGCGGACACGGACGAGGTCTACGCGCAGGTCATGCTCATGCCGGAGCCGGAA CAAAGTGAGACGACAACGGAGAAGTCGAGCCCTGCAACAGGAGGCGCCACGCCTGCCAGGCCGGCGGTGAGGTCCTTCTGCAAGACGCTCACCGCGTCCGACACCAGCACACATGGCGGCTTCTCGGTGCTGCGCCGCCACGCTGATGAGTGCCTCCCTCCCCTG GATATGACGCAGTCTCCTCCCACACAAGAGCTTGTGGCAAAGGATCTTCATGGCATGGAGTGGCGCTTCCGCCACATTTTCCGTG GGCAACCTAGGAGGCATCTCCTTCAGAGCGGCTGGAGCGTCTTTGTCAGTTCCAAAAGGCTTGTTGCTGGGGACGCCTTCATTTTCCTCAG AGGAGAGAGCGGTGAGCTTCGTGTTGGTGTGAGGCGGGCTATGAGACAGCTTTCCAACATAGCTTCTTCAGTCATATCTAGTCATAGTATGCACCTTGGAGTCCTTGCAACTGCATGGCATGCTATCAATACAAAAACCATGTTCACTGTCTACTACAAACCCCG GACAAGCCGTTCTGAGTTCATTATACCATATGATAAATATATGGAGTCTGTTAAAAACATTTATTCTATTGGGACGAGGTTCAAGATGAGGTTTGAAGGGGAAGAGGCACCAGAGCAGAG GTTTACTGGGACTATAGTGGGCAGTGATAATCTTGATCAATTGTGGCCGGAATCAAGCTGGAGATCCCTTAAG GTGCGTTGGGATGAGTCGTCAACTATTCCACGGCCGGATAGAGTCTCTCCTTGGGAAATAGAGCCTGCTTCATCACCTCCTGTTAACCCGCTTCCCATTTCTCGGCCCAAAAGATCTAGACCAAATGTTCCTCCAGCTTCTCCTGAATCGTCTGTTCGTACAAAAGAAG GTGCAACTAAGGCTGATATGGATTGTGCTCAAGCACAACGAAATCAAAATAACACTGCCTTGCCAGGTCAAGAACAGAGGAGCAATAAGCTAACTGACATTAATGACTTTGATGCTAGTGTTCAGAAGCCTATGATGtggtcaccaccaccaccacccaacaTCGGAAAAAACAACCCACTAACGTTTCAGCAGAGGCCCTCTGTGCATAATTCGTTTCAGTTGGGAAGGCGTGAAACTGACTTTAAGGATGCCAGTTCTGGTGCTCAACCTTTTGGTGATTCCCTAGGCTTCTTCATGCAGACAACCTTTGATGAGGCTCCAAATCGTCTTAGTTCATTCAAGAACCAGTTTCAGGACCACAGTTATGCTCGTCAATACGCAGATCCGTACTTATTTATGCATCAGCAACCTTCCTTGACTGTTGAATCAAGTAGAAAGATGCACACAGAGAACAATGAGATGCATTTCTGGAATGGGCCGAGCACTGCGTACAGTAATTCAAGAGATCAAGCACAAGACTTCAGATTTACAGAACACCCATCAAATTGGTTAAGTCCGCAGTTCTCCCGGGCAGAACAGCCACGAGTGATCAGGCCTCACGCATCAATAGCTCCTATTGAGCTGGAGAAAACAACAGAAGGCAGTGATTTCAAGATCTTTGGGTTTAAAGTTGATACTGCCAGTGCTGGTTTTAACCATTTGAACTCCCCAATGGCTGGAACGCATGAGCCTGTGCTACAAACTCAACCATCTGTATCATTAGATCATTTGCAAACTGATTGTTCTCCTGAGGTGTCCTTAAGCATTGCTGGGACGACTGAGAATGAGAAAAACATGCAGCAATGTCCGCAGAGTTCAAAAGACGTCCAAAGCAAGTCCCATGGTGCTTCCACAAGGAGTTGCACAAAG GTTCATAAGCAAGGTGTTGCACTTGGTAGATCAGTGGATCTCTCAAAGTTCGTTGACTATGATGAACTCACAGCTGAGCTAGAcaagatgtttgaatttgatgGTGAACTGTTGTCCTCAAACAAAAATTGGCAGATCGTTTATACTGACAACGAGGGTGACATGATGCTCGTGGGAGACGATCCATGGGA GGAGTTCTGCAGCATAGTGCGCAAGATATGCATTTACACCAAGGAGGAGGTCCAGAAGATGAACTCGAAACCATCTGGCCCAAAAAAGGAGGAAGGTTCAGTGGATGGTGACGGCGCAACCGAGAAGGCCCATCTTCCCGCATCAAGCGATTTAAATTCTAGCCAACTAG GTTGTGTCAAGGCCGACTGA
- the LOC123080436 gene encoding auxin response factor 4 isoform X2, with product MPPAAMPPPPPPPQGASTGDPLYDELWHACAGPLVTVPRVGDMVYYFPQGHIEQVEASMNQVAANQMRLYDLPSKLLCRVLNVELKAEADTDEVYAQVMLMPEPEQSETTTEKSSPATGGATPARPAVRSFCKTLTASDTSTHGGFSVLRRHADECLPPLDMTQSPPTQELVAKDLHGMEWRFRHIFRGQPRRHLLQSGWSVFVSSKRLVAGDAFIFLRGESGELRVGVRRAMRQLSNIASSVISSHSMHLGVLATAWHAINTKTMFTVYYKPRTSRSEFIIPYDKYMESVKNIYSIGTRFKMRFEGEEAPEQRFTGTIVGSDNLDQLWPESSWRSLKVRWDESSTIPRPDRVSPWEIEPASSPPVNPLPISRPKRSRPNVPPASPESSVRTKEGATKADMDCAQAQRNQNNTALPGQEQRSNKLTDINDFDASVQKPMMWSPPPPPNIGKNNPLTFQQRPSVHNSFQLGRRETDFKDASSGAQPFGDSLGFFMQTTFDEAPNRLSSFKNQFQDHSYARQYADPYLFMHQQPSLTVESSRKMHTENNEMHFWNGPSTAYSNSRDQAQDFRFTEHPSNWLSPQFSRAEQPRVIRPHASIAPIELEKTTEGSDFKIFGFKVDTASAGFNHLNSPMAGTHEPVLQTQPSVSLDHLQTDCSPEVSLSIAGTTENEKNMQQCPQSSKDVQSKSHGASTRSCTKVHKQGVALGRSVDLSKFVDYDELTAELDKMFEFDGELLSSNKNWQIVYTDNEGDMMLVGDDPWEEFCSIVRKICIYTKEEVQKMNSKPSGPKKEEGSVDGDGATEKAHLPASSDLNSSQLGCVKAD from the exons ATGCCGCCCGcggccatgccgccgccgcccccgcccccgcaggGCGCCTCCACAG GGGATCCGCTGTACGACGAGCTCTGGCACGCCTGCGCCGGCCCGCTCGTCACCGTGCCGCGCGTCGGGGACATGGTCTACTACTTCCCGCAGGGCCACATCGAGCAG GTGGAGGCCTCCATGAACCAGGTCGCCGCCAACCAGATGCGCCTCTACGATCTGCCCTCCAAGCTGCTCTGCCGCGTCCTCAACGTCGAGCTCAAG GCGGAGGCGGACACGGACGAGGTCTACGCGCAGGTCATGCTCATGCCGGAGCCGGAA CAAAGTGAGACGACAACGGAGAAGTCGAGCCCTGCAACAGGAGGCGCCACGCCTGCCAGGCCGGCGGTGAGGTCCTTCTGCAAGACGCTCACCGCGTCCGACACCAGCACACATGGCGGCTTCTCGGTGCTGCGCCGCCACGCTGATGAGTGCCTCCCTCCCCTG GATATGACGCAGTCTCCTCCCACACAAGAGCTTGTGGCAAAGGATCTTCATGGCATGGAGTGGCGCTTCCGCCACATTTTCCGTG GGCAACCTAGGAGGCATCTCCTTCAGAGCGGCTGGAGCGTCTTTGTCAGTTCCAAAAGGCTTGTTGCTGGGGACGCCTTCATTTTCCTCAG AGGAGAGAGCGGTGAGCTTCGTGTTGGTGTGAGGCGGGCTATGAGACAGCTTTCCAACATAGCTTCTTCAGTCATATCTAGTCATAGTATGCACCTTGGAGTCCTTGCAACTGCATGGCATGCTATCAATACAAAAACCATGTTCACTGTCTACTACAAACCCCG GACAAGCCGTTCTGAGTTCATTATACCATATGATAAATATATGGAGTCTGTTAAAAACATTTATTCTATTGGGACGAGGTTCAAGATGAGGTTTGAAGGGGAAGAGGCACCAGAGCAGAG GTTTACTGGGACTATAGTGGGCAGTGATAATCTTGATCAATTGTGGCCGGAATCAAGCTGGAGATCCCTTAAG GTGCGTTGGGATGAGTCGTCAACTATTCCACGGCCGGATAGAGTCTCTCCTTGGGAAATAGAGCCTGCTTCATCACCTCCTGTTAACCCGCTTCCCATTTCTCGGCCCAAAAGATCTAGACCAAATGTTCCTCCAGCTTCTCCTGAATCGTCTGTTCGTACAAAAGAAG GTGCAACTAAGGCTGATATGGATTGTGCTCAAGCACAACGAAATCAAAATAACACTGCCTTGCCAGGTCAAGAACAGAGGAGCAATAAGCTAACTGACATTAATGACTTTGATGCTAGTGTTCAGAAGCCTATGATGtggtcaccaccaccaccacccaacaTCGGAAAAAACAACCCACTAACGTTTCAGCAGAGGCCCTCTGTGCATAATTCGTTTCAGTTGGGAAGGCGTGAAACTGACTTTAAGGATGCCAGTTCTGGTGCTCAACCTTTTGGTGATTCCCTAGGCTTCTTCATGCAGACAACCTTTGATGAGGCTCCAAATCGTCTTAGTTCATTCAAGAACCAGTTTCAGGACCACAGTTATGCTCGTCAATACGCAGATCCGTACTTATTTATGCATCAGCAACCTTCCTTGACTGTTGAATCAAGTAGAAAGATGCACACAGAGAACAATGAGATGCATTTCTGGAATGGGCCGAGCACTGCGTACAGTAATTCAAGAGATCAAGCACAAGACTTCAGATTTACAGAACACCCATCAAATTGGTTAAGTCCGCAGTTCTCCCGGGCAGAACAGCCACGAGTGATCAGGCCTCACGCATCAATAGCTCCTATTGAGCTGGAGAAAACAACAGAAGGCAGTGATTTCAAGATCTTTGGGTTTAAAGTTGATACTGCCAGTGCTGGTTTTAACCATTTGAACTCCCCAATGGCTGGAACGCATGAGCCTGTGCTACAAACTCAACCATCTGTATCATTAGATCATTTGCAAACTGATTGTTCTCCTGAGGTGTCCTTAAGCATTGCTGGGACGACTGAGAATGAGAAAAACATGCAGCAATGTCCGCAGAGTTCAAAAGACGTCCAAAGCAAGTCCCATGGTGCTTCCACAAGGAGTTGCACAAAG GTTCATAAGCAAGGTGTTGCACTTGGTAGATCAGTGGATCTCTCAAAGTTCGTTGACTATGATGAACTCACAGCTGAGCTAGAcaagatgtttgaatttgatgGTGAACTGTTGTCCTCAAACAAAAATTGGCAGATCGTTTATACTGACAACGAGGGTGACATGATGCTCGTGGGAGACGATCCATGGGA GGAGTTCTGCAGCATAGTGCGCAAGATATGCATTTACACCAAGGAGGAGGTCCAGAAGATGAACTCGAAACCATCTGGCCCAAAAAAGGAGGAAGGTTCAGTGGATGGTGACGGCGCAACCGAGAAGGCCCATCTTCCCGCATCAAGCGATTTAAATTCTAGCCAACTAG GTTGTGTCAAGGCCGACTGA